The genome window CATCACAACCTGAGGCCGAGAAACTGGGTTTTTGACAGGGCTATAGGCCCCCGGCGCCGGGGGCCTATAGCCGAGCGCCGAGTACGGCCTGCGGGTGTTGTACTGCTGCCGCCACTGTTCGATCACCACCTGAGCCTCCTTCAATGAATAGAAGATCTCTCC of Acidobacteriota bacterium contains these proteins:
- a CDS encoding IS3 family transposase translates to GEIFYSLKEAQVVIEQWRQQYNTRRPYSALGYRPPAPGAYSPVKNPVSRPQVVM